Genomic DNA from Azospirillum brasilense:
GGGCCTCGGCGTTCGTCCGTCGCCACGCCATCGGTACCCACCGGGAAGCCATCGGGGTGGCTGTCGTCGAACATGACGTAGATGATGACCGACCCGACCCCAGCCCCGTGGGGGCACACCAAGCCCGCGTGACGCCCGGGACTTCCAGCGCCCAGGCCACGTAGTCGGCGGCGGCACCGCCCATGGGCGTCGTGGCGTAGGCTGCCAGCATTCGAGTGCGCAGCCCATCATCATCCTCGGCATCGGCACCGCCGGTGAGGACACCGGCCGTCCCGGACGACTGCACGCCGACAATCGCAGCGGTCAGCGCCATGGCGGCGCCAGCCGAGGCGTTGCCTACGGCGCCCGCCTCCACCGCCGTGACGGTGACCGCCACCGTGCCGCCGCCGCCCACAGCCACGGCGTCGTCCGTGGTGTAGGTGGCGCCGTCGTAGCGGGAGACCGAGGTCCCGGCAGGGAGAATTGCACCGGGTGCGCCGGTGAAGGTCACGGTTCCGGTCGCGGCAGCGGCCGGTTTGCGCGTCACGCCCTTCAGCGCGGCCCAGCCCTCCAGAGCCTCGTCCACCGCGGTGAAAGGAACGGCTTGCCGGGCGATCCAGTCCAGGTAGCCGTAATGCAGGTGAGCCATCGCAGCCTGGACGTCACCCAGCACGCGCAGCACGGCGCGGCGGAGGAGGTCCGCCCCAGCGCCGACGGCGGACGTGACGTCCTGCGCGACCTGCGCCCGGAGATCTGAGAGGGTTGGGCGTGAAAACGGCATTTAGGCGACTCCCTGCCAAGCCCAGGAGGCGTTGAGCGCGACGGTGCGGCCGTCGCTGCGGTAAGCGGTGATGCGTAATCCGAGGAAGGACCGACGCTCCCAGGTTGCGACGATCTCGAAGCGGGCCACGACCCCATCGTCGATCAGCCATTCCAGCGCCTCGACGGCGTAGTCCTCGGCCCGCCGCCGGGTCTCTTCCGTCTGCTTGGCCCGGTCGAGCAGCCACAGACGGGAGCCAAGCTCCGGGGCGCCCCACCAGCCGCGACGGTCGGCCGTGCCGTCCGGGATCGCGTCATCGGGTTGGGCTTGGCGGTCGGTGAATATGGACAGCAAAATGGCGGTGGCCAGGTCGTCGCCTGTCTCCAGGTCCCCTCCGGGCGCAAGGGTCCAGTCGCCGCGGCTGTCCGCCGCGGACCATCTGATGGTGATGTCGGCCATGGAAGCCTCAAAAGAAAACCCCGCCACAACGGGCGGGGCTGGTCGATGTTTCTGGCCTTTGCCAGCTAATCCAACTCTTCGAGAGACACACTCACTGGCGGCGATTCGTCTTCCTGAAAACGGGGAACTCGGCCGACTGCCACTATTTTCCCATAAGCCCAACCGCTATCGGGATGGGCGATATAAACCGTTTCGTCTTGCGGGTATTGCTGAAGAGCCCTGATCAGCTCTGCAATAGTCATCGGTGAAGGATTCATAACGACAGTCCTTCTAAAAACCGCCAAGTCACGTAGATGATAAACCTATTCCTGCGGCAACGGCGTATCGGTGCGAGCCGGGCCGGACTGCACGCCGCCGTGGGTGTGCTCGTTGTAGATCGCCCGCATGTCGGCCATCGTCCGACCGCCAGGATCGTCGCAGCGGTCGTGAATGTCGCCGGTGACCTCCAGCCGGTCGGTTTCGAGCCGGACCTTCGGCGTGCCCTGGATCGTGATCGGCTTGCCGGCGCCCTTGATGACGATGCCGGCCCGGGTGATGCGGATCTCTTGGCCCTGATCGTCATAGACGCAGACCTCGCCGACCTTGAGGCCCTTGGGCCTGGACGCCTGGTGACCGGTGGCGACCACGACGCCGTTTGAGCGGTCCCCGCCCAGAAAGACCGCCAGGACATCGGTTCCCGCCGGCGGGACGGAGGTCAGGCCGTATTCCACAAGCCGTGGTGTGGCGTCCCGCACTTCGTCCGCGCCGAGCTGGACCTGGAGCTTCTGGACATTGCCACCGTCGTTCACGGAGGTGATTCGGCCGCGGCCGATGGCCATCATCAGGCGCCCGTACAGGCGCTCCATCGTTGCCATCACGGCATCGGTCATGGTTGCACCTGCCCAGGGATCACATCGGCCAGAGTGGGGTTCAGCACGATCGGCATCGGCTCGAAGGCGTCGGGAGGCATGAGGACGAGATCCGCGTGGGTGCCCTGCGCGTCGCGTCGATAGGTCACCTCGGAAATGACCCAGTCGACGGAATCGATTTTCAGCGCTGGAGCTTTGAGCGATACCCGCCGGTTCGGCGTCCAGAGCATGCCGTCACCGTCGCGCCAGGAGGTGGTGGTGAGCGTCACGTAGTAGCTTCGCCCTGCCCTCCGCGCCGCCTCCCACAACCCCCGGCGCTGCGACAGCCCAGCGGCCTCGATTCCGGTCTCGGCGATGATGTAGCGCTTCCGGCGGCGGGGCACGGCCTTGTCGGTGACGGTCACCAGGATATCGCCGTCCGACCCCGCCTCGCTGACCGATGACATGGACAGGCGGCGCACGACGTATTCCGAAAACCGCAGGTCCATGCCGAACATCGCCTGCGCGGCTTCGATGTTGACGCCCTGCTCGAACCCGGTGCGGTGCCGCTCCGACCCGACGCGGGCCAGGATCAGGTTCCCGTCCGGTCCGTCGTAGGCCAGCAGCGCCCGGGCGCGGACGATCCTCTCGATGACTTGATAGGGGGTCTCGCCCCACAGGAGGTTGATCTGCGGGATCGGCTCGCCGACGTCGGACAGCGCCTTGACCTTGATTTTGTACGGGTCCGCCAACTTCTCGGCGATGGCCAGCACCGTTGCGCTGCTGATCTGGTTGGACGGCCACTCGGCGGAGCAATCCACCAGATCCTGGCACTTCCCGCGGCCGATCACCCGCAGGGTGTGCGTGGCCGGGCTGATCGAGGGGATGAAGCGGTCGACATAGCCGGTGATCACCAGATCGTCGCCGATCTTCACCTCGCAGGCGTCGCCCGGCTTCACGACAACGGCATCGGCCTCGCCGGGGAAGCGCTCGGTGTAGACGATGTCGAAGTCGGACGGCATCCGCTCGATGCCGCGGGTGACGCGGACGCCCTGCCAGCCGGAGAGCTTGCGACCGCCGGTCACGAGTGAGAGATCGCCATCAAGGGGGGGCATGATCACTCCGCAATGGCCTGGAAGCTGGTCGGCATGAACGCCGGATGGATCGGCTGGGCGCGGTCCACCAGCTCGTCGGCGCGGGCGGCGTCCTGATAAAGCCGCTGCGCCAGCACCAGGGATGGCATCGGCGCTGCGGAGGTCACCGGCACCAGCCGGGACAGGCTGGCACCGCGCTCGGTCAGGTCCGTGACCACGGCCGTCCGGAGGAGGCGCAGCGCCGTATAGGTCGCGTCGTCGCCTTCGTCGCCGGCGCGGAGGATCTCCGCGTCGATCACGCTCACCAGCCGGTCGCGCGTCGCCACCGCGTCGTCGTGCGAGGTCGGCGTGTAGTGGGCGACGGCCCGTGCCAGCTCGGCAATCGCCGCACGGCGGTACAGGCCAGCCACGGCGGCCGAGGCCGGGGATGACCGGTCTTCGGCGGTCGCCACCGCCTGGAGCAGCCGTACACGGTCCGCCGGCGCGGCGATCGCTGCGGCGGCTGCCGCGACATGCGCCTGGATCGCGGAGGCGGTGCCCGCGACGCTGCTGGCGGTGGTTGCTGCGGCGGCGGTTGTGGCAGCCACTCCGGCCTTGGCGACTGCCGCGCGGTTGGCCGCGGTGGACGCCTTCAGGGCGGTAAGCGTCGATCCCGACCGGCCGCCCCCGAAGGCCTTCAGGAACCGGCCGAACGAACCCGGAAGGTCCCGGACGGCGTTGTAGAGGTTCGTGGCATCGTCAACGAACCGCAGCACCATCCGGACGTAGAAGCTCACCGTGCCGACAACCTGCCGGATGATCGCGGCGCCGCGCTGGATCAGGGCTCCAACCTTCTTGATGAAGTCGGCCGCGGCGGCGAGACCCAGCTTGTCCGCCGCGTCCTGGATGGCCTTCATCGTATCGGTCGCGCTGCCTGGGTAAAGCAGGCGTCCGGCTTCGATGAACTGGAAGGCGATCTCAATCACCCGCCCGCCCTCATGGCGCTGCACCTCACGGAAGCGGAGCAGCGCCACGCTTTTGCGGCCAAGCGACGGGTGGACCAATTCCCCTTCACCGGCCGCCTCTACGGCCCTCTGCAGGCGATCGCGCTGCGTCAGCACCGGCCCGCCGCCATAGACCTGGCTGTCTTCCACCAGGAAGCCGGTCAGGCTGTAGCGGCGAGGCCCGCGCCCCAGGTCCTCCACCCAAACGGAATCCCGGTACGGGTATTCGTGCACCGCCACGCGTCGGCCGAACTGGGCATCGGAGGCGATCACGCCGAAGGGAACGCCGCGGAACGATGCCGGACGGAGCCGGGAATGCCACGGGGCGCCCGTCCCGCCGGCGCCGGCGAGGTCCATACCGAGGCGCGCGGCGGCGCTGGTCGCCCGGTCGATGTTGTTGGTCAGGGCGCTGTAGGCGGTGCGGATCGTCATGGCGTTGCCCAGCTCTGCATGGAGTATTCGACCCGCGGCGCCGGGCCGCTGGAGCCGGGCGCATTCTCCGCCGTGACCTTCATGCCCGGCGGCGGGTCCCCGGCCATCTCGATGGTGACCTTGACGGCCTGCTCGACCTGCTGCGGCGTGTAGGGCTGGACGCCGTTCTCCTGACGGATGATGGCGCTCAGCAGCGGAGCCAGCGTGTCCTTGTCGCGCAGATCGAGCGGCTGGTTCGGCAGCTTCCCGGTCTGCTCGGACAGGCTCCGGGCGTACGCCGCGGGGTCGTTGCCGTCCCCGGCCGGCGCCCAACGGTTGGCGATCCCGGTCAGGGTGTTGATACCGTGCTTGTCCTGGTAGGCGAGCAGGTTCTGCGCCGCCGCGGCCAGCCCTTCCTCCGGGGTGTTGAAGCGCGCGAACCCGCCAACGATCGGGGCGTCGCCCCAGCGGCGCAGGTTGCCGGGGTTGTTGTTGCGCAGACCGATGGGGAGCCGATCCTTGCCCGCCGCCGGCGGAGGTGCCGCGGAGACGATGGAGGGCGGCGCTGAGACGATGGAGGGCGGCGCGGAAGGCGCGCCCTGGTCACTCCCCGACGACGGCGCGGCCCCCCCTGAAAACGTGATCGTCGGCAGCAAACGGCGCCACCAGGACTGCCCGGCCTCCTCCGCTTCCCTGGTCTTGCGCTCGTCCTCGGTCTCGCGCCGGATGCGGCTGGCGGCCCATTGCCGATCCAGATTATCGAGGGCGCCGGGGATGGCGTCGATGTTCTGATAGGCCAGAGCCGCCGCCGCGGCCACGCCGGTCATCAAGCCGAGGAGGGGATGCACTCGGGCCGCCGCGGCCACCGTGGCAAGGGCGACACCGATCTCGGTGACCGAGGCGGCTGTGTCCTTGTTCTTGGCGGTCCACTCGCTGACCCCGTCGATGATGCGGCCCCAGCGGCTGTTGAGCTGCGCCTCGATCGTCACGCCCACGCCGCTCGCCGCCGCCCGCAGACGCCCCAGG
This window encodes:
- a CDS encoding DNA circularization protein yields the protein MTIRTAYSALTNNIDRATSAAARLGMDLAGAGGTGAPWHSRLRPASFRGVPFGVIASDAQFGRRVAVHEYPYRDSVWVEDLGRGPRRYSLTGFLVEDSQVYGGGPVLTQRDRLQRAVEAAGEGELVHPSLGRKSVALLRFREVQRHEGGRVIEIAFQFIEAGRLLYPGSATDTMKAIQDAADKLGLAAAADFIKKVGALIQRGAAIIRQVVGTVSFYVRMVLRFVDDATNLYNAVRDLPGSFGRFLKAFGGGRSGSTLTALKASTAANRAAVAKAGVAATTAAAATTASSVAGTASAIQAHVAAAAAAIAAPADRVRLLQAVATAEDRSSPASAAVAGLYRRAAIAELARAVAHYTPTSHDDAVATRDRLVSVIDAEILRAGDEGDDATYTALRLLRTAVVTDLTERGASLSRLVPVTSAAPMPSLVLAQRLYQDAARADELVDRAQPIHPAFMPTSFQAIAE
- a CDS encoding phage baseplate assembly protein, producing the protein MPPLDGDLSLVTGGRKLSGWQGVRVTRGIERMPSDFDIVYTERFPGEADAVVVKPGDACEVKIGDDLVITGYVDRFIPSISPATHTLRVIGRGKCQDLVDCSAEWPSNQISSATVLAIAEKLADPYKIKVKALSDVGEPIPQINLLWGETPYQVIERIVRARALLAYDGPDGNLILARVGSERHRTGFEQGVNIEAAQAMFGMDLRFSEYVVRRLSMSSVSEAGSDGDILVTVTDKAVPRRRKRYIIAETGIEAAGLSQRRGLWEAARRAGRSYYVTLTTTSWRDGDGMLWTPNRRVSLKAPALKIDSVDWVISEVTYRRDAQGTHADLVLMPPDAFEPMPIVLNPTLADVIPGQVQP
- a CDS encoding phage baseplate assembly protein V, producing MTDAVMATMERLYGRLMMAIGRGRITSVNDGGNVQKLQVQLGADEVRDATPRLVEYGLTSVPPAGTDVLAVFLGGDRSNGVVVATGHQASRPKGLKVGEVCVYDDQGQEIRITRAGIVIKGAGKPITIQGTPKVRLETDRLEVTGDIHDRCDDPGGRTMADMRAIYNEHTHGGVQSGPARTDTPLPQE
- a CDS encoding phage GP46 family protein → MADITIRWSAADSRGDWTLAPGGDLETGDDLATAILLSIFTDRQAQPDDAIPDGTADRRGWWGAPELGSRLWLLDRAKQTEETRRRAEDYAVEALEWLIDDGVVARFEIVATWERRSFLGLRITAYRSDGRTVALNASWAWQGVA